One Streptomyces sp. V4I8 genomic window carries:
- a CDS encoding zinc ribbon domain-containing protein: MPRYEYRCRSCGDTFELSRPMAESSAPASCPAGHDDTVKLLSTVAVGGTASAPAAPRPAGGGCCGGGCCG, translated from the coding sequence ATGCCTCGCTATGAGTACCGCTGCCGCAGCTGCGGCGACACGTTTGAACTGAGCCGGCCGATGGCGGAGTCGTCCGCCCCGGCGAGCTGCCCGGCCGGGCATGACGACACGGTCAAGCTGCTGTCGACGGTCGCTGTGGGCGGGACGGCCAGCGCCCCCGCGGCGCCGAGGCCTGCCGGGGGCGGGTGCTGTGGTGGAGGGTGTTGCGGCTAG
- a CDS encoding HAD family hydrolase encodes MPVLVASDLDRTLIYSAAALALTMPDARAPRLLCVEVHESKPLSYMTETSAQLLTDLGDAAVFVPTTTRTRKQYQRINLPGPAPKYAICANGGHILVDGVSDPDWHAQVQARLAEQCAPLAEVQDHLMASASPAWVRKHRIAEDLFAYLVVERELLPEEWVKELAVWAENRGWTVSLQGRKIYAVPKPLTKSAAMHEVARRAGAELTLAAGDSLLDADLLLAADRGWRPGHGELAETDFTAPAITALPERGVLAGERILREFLKATRTTTP; translated from the coding sequence ATGCCGGTGCTGGTGGCGAGCGACCTCGACCGTACGCTCATCTACTCCGCCGCGGCCCTCGCGCTGACCATGCCGGACGCGCGGGCACCGAGGCTGCTGTGCGTGGAGGTGCACGAGAGCAAGCCGCTGTCCTACATGACGGAGACGTCGGCCCAGCTGCTGACCGACCTCGGCGACGCGGCGGTCTTCGTGCCGACGACGACCCGGACCCGCAAGCAGTACCAGCGCATCAACCTCCCGGGCCCCGCCCCGAAGTACGCGATCTGCGCCAACGGCGGCCACATCCTGGTCGACGGCGTCTCCGACCCCGACTGGCACGCACAGGTCCAGGCCCGCCTGGCCGAACAGTGCGCGCCGCTCGCGGAGGTGCAGGACCACCTGATGGCGTCCGCGTCCCCGGCATGGGTGCGCAAGCACCGCATCGCCGAGGACCTCTTCGCCTACCTGGTCGTCGAGCGCGAGCTGCTGCCCGAGGAGTGGGTGAAGGAGCTCGCGGTGTGGGCGGAGAACCGCGGCTGGACGGTGTCCTTGCAGGGCCGCAAGATCTACGCCGTCCCCAAGCCGCTGACCAAGAGCGCCGCCATGCACGAGGTCGCCCGCCGCGCCGGCGCGGAGCTGACGCTGGCGGCCGGTGACTCCCTCCTGGACGCCGACCTGCTGCTGGCCGCGGACCGGGGCTGGCGCCCGGGGCACGGCGAGCTGGCCGAGACCGACTTCACCGCCCCGGCGATCACCGCGCTGCCGGAGCGGGGAGTGCTGGCGGGGGAGCGGATCCTACGGGAGTTCTTGAAGGCAACCCGCACGACAACGCCCTAA